From a single Leclercia sp. AS011 genomic region:
- the rsuA gene encoding 16S rRNA pseudouridine(516) synthase RsuA — MRLDKFIAQQLGVSRAIAARLIRGSHVTVDDDIVRDSAFKLQPEHQVEYEGNSLTQQNGPRYFMLNKPQGYVCSTDDPDHPTVLYFLDEPVAHKLHAAGRLDIDTTGLVLMTDDGQWSHRITSPRHHCEKTYLVTLESPVSDSTAEQFAHGVQLHNEKDLTKPAVLEVITPTEVRLTISEGRYHQVKRMFAAVGNHVVGLHRERIGEIALDPELAPGEYRPLTDEEIASVGLSSR, encoded by the coding sequence ATGCGACTTGATAAGTTTATCGCTCAGCAACTCGGCGTAAGCCGCGCTATTGCTGCGCGTCTGATTCGCGGCAGCCACGTAACCGTGGATGACGATATTGTGCGAGACAGCGCGTTCAAACTCCAGCCTGAGCATCAGGTGGAATATGAAGGCAATTCGCTGACCCAGCAGAACGGCCCGCGTTACTTCATGCTCAATAAGCCGCAAGGCTATGTCTGCTCGACCGACGATCCCGATCATCCGACCGTGCTCTATTTCCTTGATGAGCCTGTGGCGCACAAGCTGCACGCTGCCGGGCGTCTGGATATCGACACCACCGGTCTGGTGCTGATGACCGACGATGGCCAGTGGTCGCATCGTATTACCTCCCCGCGCCACCATTGCGAGAAGACCTATCTGGTGACCCTCGAATCGCCGGTGAGTGACAGCACGGCAGAACAATTTGCCCATGGCGTCCAGCTGCATAATGAAAAAGATCTGACCAAACCCGCCGTGCTGGAAGTGATCACCCCTACCGAAGTGCGTCTGACCATCAGCGAAGGGCGCTACCATCAGGTAAAACGCATGTTTGCGGCCGTGGGTAACCACGTTGTCGGTCTGCATCGCGAACGGATCGGAGAGATCGCTCTCGACCCGGAACTTGCGCCAGGCGAATACCGCCCGTTGACGGATGAAGAAATTGCCAGCGTTGGCCTCTCTTCACGCTAA
- the rplY gene encoding 50S ribosomal protein L25: MLTINVEARKEQGKGASRRLRTANKFPAIIYGGEAAPIAIELDHDKVWNLQDKPGFYGEVLTLVVDGKEEKVKVQAVQRHPFKPKLAHIDFVRA, from the coding sequence ATGTTAACTATCAATGTAGAAGCACGTAAAGAGCAGGGCAAGGGTGCGAGCCGCCGCCTGCGTACAGCAAACAAATTCCCGGCCATCATCTATGGCGGCGAAGCTGCTCCGATCGCAATCGAACTGGACCACGACAAAGTGTGGAACCTGCAGGACAAGCCTGGTTTTTACGGCGAAGTTCTGACCCTGGTTGTTGACGGTAAAGAAGAAAAAGTGAAGGTTCAGGCTGTTCAGCGTCACCCGTTCAAGCCTAAACTGGCTCACATCGACTTCGTTCGCGCGTAA
- the eco gene encoding serine protease inhibitor ecotin, whose translation MTVKNAPKSIVALLALASASACAAPAAQPLEKTAPYPQAEHGMKRQVIDLPAQKDEANYKVELLIGQTLEVDCNVHRLGGQLTSKTLEGWGYDYYVFDKVTSPVSTMMACPEGKKTAKFVTANLGEHSLLRYNSKLPIVVYTPDNVEVKYRVWQADEKIENAVAR comes from the coding sequence ATGACTGTGAAAAACGCACCTAAAAGCATCGTCGCCCTGCTGGCGTTGGCCTCCGCCAGTGCCTGTGCCGCCCCTGCCGCTCAACCGCTTGAGAAAACGGCCCCGTATCCGCAGGCGGAGCACGGCATGAAGCGTCAGGTTATCGACCTGCCGGCGCAAAAAGATGAAGCAAATTATAAAGTTGAACTGCTGATCGGCCAGACGCTGGAAGTGGACTGCAACGTGCACCGCCTCGGCGGGCAGTTAACCAGCAAGACGCTGGAAGGCTGGGGCTATGACTATTACGTCTTTGATAAGGTCACCTCGCCGGTCTCCACCATGATGGCCTGCCCGGAAGGGAAAAAGACCGCCAAATTTGTAACCGCTAACCTGGGTGAGCACAGTCTGCTGCGCTACAACAGCAAGCTGCCGATTGTGGTTTATACGCCGGACAACGTTGAGGTGAAATACCGCGTCTGGCAGGCAGATGAGAAAATCGAAAACGCCGTCGCGCGTTAA
- a CDS encoding MFS transporter, with protein MLSRFSTLSRIPKGVWVVGGVSMLMDISSEIIHSLLPLFMVTTLGASVIFIGLIEGLAEATALIIKVFSGAISDYLGKRKGLALLGYGLGAASKPLFAIASSSGMILGARLIDRVGKGIRGAPRDALVADVTPPELRGAAYGLRQSMDTVGAFLGPLLAVGMMLLWNDDFRTIFWIAVIPGVLAVALLFFGLHEPASPVTHKRSNPIKKENLKRLGNSCWWVIGLGAVFTLARFSEAFLVLRAQQSGIPLALIPLVMVAMNLLYAFSAYPFGKLSDAMSHTRLLQWGLAVLIAADIVLALTTHWAGIILGVALWGIHMGMTQGLLTAMIAKTAPADLRGTAFGLFSMVSGVALLIASLGAGIIWETWGAEYTFYAGAAICLVTLAYLLKRPAAL; from the coding sequence ATGCTCTCCCGGTTCTCTACCCTAAGCCGGATCCCGAAAGGGGTCTGGGTCGTTGGCGGCGTCAGCATGTTGATGGATATCTCCTCTGAGATCATCCATAGCCTGTTACCGCTGTTTATGGTGACCACCCTCGGTGCCAGCGTGATTTTCATCGGCCTTATCGAAGGGCTGGCGGAAGCCACGGCGCTGATTATCAAGGTCTTCTCCGGCGCTATCAGCGACTATCTCGGAAAACGCAAAGGGCTGGCGCTGCTGGGCTACGGGCTGGGTGCTGCCAGCAAGCCGCTGTTTGCCATCGCCTCGTCGTCGGGGATGATCCTCGGGGCACGCTTAATCGACCGGGTTGGGAAGGGGATCCGCGGCGCACCCCGCGATGCGCTGGTGGCTGATGTTACCCCGCCTGAACTGCGTGGAGCGGCCTACGGGCTGCGGCAGTCGATGGATACCGTCGGCGCGTTTCTGGGCCCGCTGCTGGCGGTCGGCATGATGCTGCTGTGGAACGATGATTTCCGCACCATCTTCTGGATCGCCGTTATCCCCGGCGTGCTTGCCGTCGCGCTGCTCTTTTTTGGCCTGCATGAACCCGCCTCGCCCGTCACCCATAAACGCAGCAACCCGATTAAAAAAGAGAACCTGAAACGCCTCGGCAACAGCTGCTGGTGGGTCATTGGCCTCGGTGCGGTCTTTACCCTGGCCCGTTTCAGCGAGGCATTCCTGGTGCTCCGGGCGCAGCAGTCCGGTATTCCGCTGGCGCTGATCCCGCTGGTGATGGTCGCCATGAACCTGCTTTATGCCTTTTCCGCCTATCCGTTCGGCAAACTCTCCGATGCCATGAGCCACACCCGTCTGCTGCAGTGGGGGCTGGCGGTATTGATAGCTGCGGATATCGTGCTGGCCCTGACCACCCACTGGGCGGGGATCATCCTCGGCGTGGCGCTGTGGGGCATCCATATGGGGATGACCCAGGGGTTGCTGACCGCGATGATTGCGAAAACGGCACCTGCCGACCTGCGCGGTACCGCCTTTGGCCTGTTCAGCATGGTGAGCGGCGTGGCGCTGCTGATTGCCAGCCTGGGGGCGGGCATTATCTGGGAGACGTGGGGCGCGGAGTACACCTTCTACGCCGGGGCGGCTATCTGCCTCGTGACCCTGGCTTACCTGCTCAAGCGTCCGGCGGCGTTGTAA
- a CDS encoding Bcr/CflA family multidrug efflux MFS transporter — protein MTTRPHSSLSIVFILGLLAMLMPLSIDMYLPALPVIAEQFGVPAGSAQMTLSTYILGFALGQLLYGPMADSLGRKPVILGGTLVFAAAAAACAMSQSIDHLIVMRFFHGLAAAAASVVINALMRDIYPKEEFSRMMSFVMLVTTVAPLVAPMVGGAVLVWFSWHAIFWILALAALLASAMIFFFIKETLPAEHRQKFHIRTTLGNFASLFRHKRVLSYMLASGFSFAGMFSFLSAGPFVYIELNHVSPQHFGYYFALNVVFIFVLTMINSRFVRRVGALNMFRIGLWIQFVMAIWMVVTAFFDVGFWTLVVGIAAFVGCISMVSSNAMAVILDEFPHMAGTASSLAGTFRFGIGAIVGALLSLATFTTAWPMLWAIALCATGSILFCLYASRPRKAVK, from the coding sequence GTGACCACCAGGCCACACTCGTCGTTAAGCATTGTCTTTATCCTTGGCCTGCTGGCCATGCTGATGCCGCTGTCTATCGACATGTATCTGCCCGCACTGCCGGTGATCGCTGAGCAATTTGGCGTACCGGCAGGTAGCGCACAAATGACCCTCAGCACCTATATCCTTGGCTTTGCCCTCGGCCAGCTGCTGTACGGGCCGATGGCCGACAGCCTGGGCCGCAAACCGGTGATTCTGGGCGGGACGCTGGTGTTTGCGGCGGCGGCGGCGGCCTGTGCCATGTCGCAGTCCATCGATCACCTGATCGTGATGCGTTTCTTCCACGGCCTGGCGGCAGCGGCGGCCAGCGTGGTCATCAACGCCCTGATGCGTGATATCTACCCAAAAGAAGAGTTCTCCCGCATGATGTCCTTCGTCATGCTGGTCACCACCGTTGCGCCGCTGGTGGCACCGATGGTCGGGGGCGCGGTGCTGGTGTGGTTCAGCTGGCACGCGATTTTCTGGATCCTGGCGCTGGCGGCTCTGCTGGCCTCGGCGATGATCTTCTTCTTTATTAAAGAAACCTTGCCTGCTGAGCATCGGCAGAAGTTTCATATCCGCACTACGCTCGGCAACTTTGCCTCACTGTTTCGCCATAAGCGGGTGCTAAGCTATATGCTGGCCAGCGGCTTCAGCTTTGCCGGGATGTTCTCTTTCCTCAGCGCCGGGCCTTTCGTCTACATCGAGCTTAACCACGTCTCTCCGCAGCACTTTGGCTACTACTTTGCCCTGAACGTGGTCTTCATCTTTGTGCTGACCATGATTAATAGCCGCTTTGTCCGCCGGGTGGGAGCGCTGAACATGTTCCGCATCGGGCTGTGGATCCAGTTTGTGATGGCGATATGGATGGTAGTCACCGCCTTCTTCGACGTCGGCTTCTGGACCCTGGTGGTGGGGATTGCGGCCTTTGTCGGCTGTATTTCGATGGTGTCGTCCAATGCGATGGCGGTGATCCTCGATGAGTTCCCGCATATGGCCGGAACGGCCTCTTCCCTGGCGGGCACTTTCCGTTTCGGGATTGGTGCCATTGTCGGGGCGCTGCTGTCGCTGGCGACCTTTACCACCGCCTGGCCGATGCTCTGGGCCATTGCCCTGTGCGCTACCGGCTCAATTCTTTTCTGCCTCTACGCCAGTCGACCCCGAAAAGCGGTGAAATAA
- a CDS encoding DUF2534 family protein, whose translation MVRQKLNTPAGKKFLLALLTVFLIAVIGVGRVTIVGVVEQYNIPLTAWTTSMYVLQSAMVLVYSTVFTVLLAIPLGIFFLGGSDKH comes from the coding sequence ATGGTACGCCAAAAACTTAACACCCCGGCGGGGAAAAAATTTCTGCTGGCACTGCTGACGGTATTTCTCATCGCGGTGATTGGGGTGGGGCGTGTAACGATCGTCGGCGTGGTTGAGCAGTACAACATTCCGCTGACGGCGTGGACCACCAGCATGTACGTTCTGCAATCGGCAATGGTGTTGGTTTACAGCACGGTCTTTACCGTTCTGCTGGCTATTCCGCTGGGGATCTTTTTCCTCGGCGGCAGCGATAAGCACTGA
- a CDS encoding YejG family protein, giving the protein MNTLQLSIIHRLPQSYRWSAGFAGSKVEPIPQNAANSDNCLVALKLLGPEEGNAWPVMEKLSQALTDIELYSSVLECEGEPCLFVKSQDEFAATCRLKNFGVAIAESVAGQAPV; this is encoded by the coding sequence GTGAATACATTACAGCTCTCGATTATTCATCGCTTGCCGCAGAGCTACCGCTGGTCAGCGGGTTTTGCAGGCTCGAAGGTTGAACCGATTCCGCAAAATGCCGCCAATAGCGATAACTGTCTGGTGGCGCTCAAGCTGCTGGGTCCGGAAGAGGGCAACGCATGGCCGGTAATGGAAAAGCTGAGCCAGGCGCTGACCGATATTGAGCTTTACAGCTCGGTCCTGGAGTGCGAAGGCGAGCCGTGCCTGTTCGTGAAAAGCCAGGACGAGTTCGCGGCAACCTGCCGCCTGAAAAACTTCGGCGTGGCGATCGCTGAATCCGTAGCAGGTCAGGCCCCTGTCTGA
- a CDS encoding YejL family protein, with amino-acid sequence MPQLSRYSDEHVEQMLSELLNVLEKHKAPTDLSLMVLGNMVTNLINTSVAPAQRQAIAKSFAQALQSSVNDDQAH; translated from the coding sequence ATGCCACAACTCTCCCGCTATAGTGATGAACACGTTGAACAAATGCTCAGTGAGCTGCTCAACGTACTGGAAAAACATAAGGCACCCACCGACCTTTCCCTGATGGTTCTGGGCAATATGGTGACTAACCTTATCAATACCAGCGTTGCGCCGGCCCAGCGCCAGGCGATCGCAAAATCTTTCGCTCAGGCTTTACAGTCCTCGGTTAACGACGACCAGGCGCACTAA
- a CDS encoding CBM96 family carbohydrate-binding protein translates to MKRTTVYTALASALLLPSLYAHAGPQAHVVCAYNHTLGDDAVMMFGQANQAMWHDFFGNTRTDAYSTYASLRQQPETTCDNKADSSAYWAPSLRLPDGTVVKPAYQKTYYQASNVDQYPLSPLPAGLAMVAGDHHGSKPNSRITFLCANGKGYSNKIGEVCGLRKAKDAVQFNIGIQFPNCWDGINLKPHHGIANAAYDVKGQCPSGFPVKIPTVNMNVAYVLHGITSLDTAKAQLSLDPTMNGDVREEHWGSLYTAHADFINGWTEDAARFMTGMCMNQGMDCGSNVPYGYSKALANVWVSSETPSTPVPTAQTLLVQDNWKNGGRTRNVETLSLVKFKIPALPTGQDASLFKYKIRIYGGKVEANGADQIFFYPASNDWDPATLTWRKRPSCNYSSDAILYLNNKREYRMVDVDKAVRKALAAGKTEISWYIGGDRQGNHYQFSPADSKESLMLMLTGYKHTPEI, encoded by the coding sequence ATGAAAAGGACCACAGTGTATACCGCGCTGGCGTCAGCTCTGCTGCTGCCGTCACTTTACGCTCATGCCGGCCCGCAGGCGCACGTCGTCTGCGCCTACAACCACACCCTGGGCGATGATGCCGTGATGATGTTCGGCCAGGCCAACCAGGCAATGTGGCACGACTTTTTTGGCAACACCCGCACCGATGCTTACTCAACCTACGCCTCCCTGCGTCAGCAGCCAGAAACCACCTGCGATAACAAAGCCGACAGTTCGGCCTACTGGGCACCCTCCCTGCGTCTGCCGGACGGCACGGTGGTGAAGCCGGCCTATCAGAAAACCTACTATCAGGCCAGTAATGTCGATCAGTACCCGCTCAGCCCGCTCCCTGCCGGGCTGGCGATGGTGGCGGGGGATCATCACGGCAGTAAACCCAACTCGCGGATCACCTTTTTATGCGCCAACGGCAAAGGCTACAGCAACAAAATCGGTGAAGTGTGCGGCCTGAGAAAAGCCAAAGATGCGGTGCAGTTTAATATCGGCATCCAGTTCCCCAACTGCTGGGACGGCATCAACCTGAAGCCACATCACGGAATAGCCAACGCGGCCTATGATGTGAAAGGGCAGTGTCCTTCCGGCTTCCCGGTGAAGATCCCGACGGTGAATATGAACGTGGCTTACGTACTGCACGGCATTACCTCCCTGGATACCGCTAAAGCGCAGCTGTCGCTTGACCCCACCATGAATGGCGATGTACGTGAGGAGCACTGGGGCAGCCTCTATACCGCCCACGCCGACTTTATCAACGGCTGGACCGAAGACGCTGCCCGCTTTATGACCGGGATGTGCATGAATCAGGGCATGGACTGCGGCAGCAACGTGCCTTACGGCTATTCGAAGGCGCTGGCTAACGTCTGGGTGAGCAGCGAGACGCCGTCCACCCCGGTGCCGACGGCGCAGACCCTGTTAGTCCAGGATAACTGGAAAAACGGTGGCCGCACCCGTAACGTCGAGACCCTGAGCCTGGTGAAATTTAAGATCCCTGCGCTGCCGACCGGTCAGGATGCTTCTCTGTTCAAGTACAAAATCCGCATCTATGGCGGGAAAGTGGAAGCCAACGGCGCGGATCAGATCTTCTTCTATCCAGCCAGCAACGACTGGGATCCCGCTACCCTGACCTGGAGAAAACGGCCATCCTGCAATTACAGCTCAGATGCGATCCTGTATCTCAACAACAAGCGTGAGTACCGGATGGTGGATGTCGACAAGGCGGTGCGTAAAGCGCTGGCTGCAGGGAAGACGGAGATCTCGTGGTATATCGGTGGCGACCGTCAGGGCAACCACTATCAGTTCAGCCCGGCGGACTCAAAAGAGAGCCTGATGCTGATGCTGACCGGGTACAAACATACTCCGGAAATCTGA
- a CDS encoding DEAD/DEAH box helicase: MTFTLRPYQQEAVDATLAHFRQHKEPAAIVLPTGAGKSLVIAELARLARGRVLVLAHVKELVAQNHAKYLALGLEADIFAAGLQRKESHGKVVFGSVQSVARNLDKFQSEFSLLIVDECHRISDDDDSQYQQILTHLKSVNPQIRLLGLTATPFRLGKGWIYRFHYHGMVRGNEKALFRDCIYELPLRYMIKHGYLTPPERLDMPVVQYDFSRLQVQSNGLFSEADLNRELKKQDRITPHIVSQIMEFAAERKGVMIFAATVEHAREITGLLPPSEARLITGETPGSERDQLIETFKAQQFRYLVNVSVLTTGFDAPHVDLIAILRPTESVSLYQQIVGRGLRLAPGKTDCLILDYAGNPHDLYAPEVGAPKGKSDNVPVQVFCPGCGFANTFWGKTTADGTLIEHFGRRCQGWFEDDEGHREQCDYRFRFKNCPQCNAENDIAARRCRACDTVLVDPDDMLKAALKLKDALVLRCSGMVLAHGTDEKGEWLKITYYDEDGADVSERFRLQTPAQRTAFEQLFIRPHTRTPGVPLRWISAADIVHQQPLLRHPDFVVARKKGQFWQVREKVFDYEGRYRRANELRG, translated from the coding sequence ATGACCTTTACACTTCGCCCCTATCAACAGGAAGCCGTGGACGCCACCCTCGCCCACTTTCGTCAGCATAAAGAACCGGCCGCCATCGTCCTGCCCACGGGGGCAGGCAAAAGCCTGGTGATCGCTGAGCTGGCACGGCTGGCGCGCGGTCGCGTGCTGGTGCTGGCGCACGTCAAAGAGCTGGTGGCGCAGAACCACGCCAAGTATCTGGCGCTGGGTCTTGAGGCCGATATTTTTGCCGCTGGGTTACAGCGTAAAGAGAGCCACGGCAAGGTGGTGTTTGGCAGCGTGCAGTCGGTGGCGCGCAATCTGGATAAATTTCAGAGCGAGTTCTCGCTGCTGATCGTCGACGAGTGCCATCGCATCAGCGATGACGACGACAGCCAGTACCAGCAGATCCTGACCCACCTGAAGAGCGTGAATCCGCAGATCCGTCTGCTGGGGCTGACCGCCACCCCGTTCCGTCTCGGTAAAGGCTGGATCTACCGCTTTCACTATCACGGGATGGTGCGCGGCAATGAGAAGGCGCTGTTCCGCGACTGCATTTACGAGCTGCCGCTGCGCTACATGATCAAACATGGCTACCTGACGCCGCCGGAGCGGCTGGACATGCCGGTGGTACAGTACGATTTCAGCCGGCTACAGGTGCAGAGCAACGGCCTGTTCAGCGAGGCGGATCTCAACCGCGAGCTGAAAAAGCAGGATCGTATTACCCCGCATATCGTCAGCCAGATAATGGAGTTTGCTGCCGAACGTAAAGGGGTGATGATTTTTGCCGCCACCGTCGAGCACGCCCGGGAGATCACCGGCCTGCTGCCCCCCAGCGAGGCCCGGCTTATCACCGGCGAAACGCCGGGCAGCGAGCGCGACCAGCTGATCGAAACGTTTAAGGCGCAGCAGTTCCGCTACCTGGTCAATGTGTCAGTGCTTACTACTGGCTTTGACGCCCCGCACGTCGATCTGATTGCCATTCTTCGCCCGACCGAATCCGTCAGCCTGTATCAACAGATTGTCGGTCGCGGCCTGCGTCTGGCCCCTGGCAAAACCGACTGCCTGATTCTGGATTACGCCGGCAACCCGCACGACCTATACGCCCCGGAAGTGGGTGCGCCAAAGGGGAAAAGTGACAACGTCCCCGTGCAGGTGTTTTGCCCCGGCTGCGGCTTTGCCAACACCTTCTGGGGCAAAACCACCGCCGACGGCACCCTGATTGAACACTTTGGCCGCCGCTGTCAGGGCTGGTTTGAAGATGACGAGGGCCATCGCGAGCAGTGCGACTACCGCTTCCGCTTTAAAAACTGCCCGCAGTGCAACGCCGAAAACGACATTGCCGCCCGCCGCTGCCGCGCCTGCGATACGGTGCTGGTGGATCCCGACGATATGCTGAAAGCGGCCCTGAAGCTGAAAGACGCGCTGGTGCTGCGCTGCAGCGGGATGGTGCTGGCTCATGGTACGGATGAGAAAGGCGAATGGCTGAAGATCACCTATTACGATGAAGACGGTGCCGATGTAAGTGAGCGCTTCCGTCTACAGACGCCCGCCCAGCGTACCGCCTTTGAGCAGCTGTTTATCCGCCCCCATACCCGCACGCCGGGGGTGCCGCTGCGCTGGATCAGCGCGGCGGACATCGTGCATCAGCAGCCGCTGCTGCGCCATCCTGACTTTGTGGTGGCGCGCAAAAAAGGGCAGTTCTGGCAGGTGCGCGAGAAAGTTTTTGATTACGAAGGCCGCTATCGCCGGGCCAATGAATTACGCGGATAA
- the yejM gene encoding LPS biosynthesis-modulating metalloenzyme YejM: protein MVTNRQRYREKVSQMVSWGHWFALFNILLAMVLGSRYLFVADWPTTLAGRIYSWMSVIGHFSFLVFSTYLLILFPLTFVVMSQRLMRFVSAILATVGMTLLLIDSEVFTRFHLHLNPVVWELVINPDQNETARDWQLMFISVPIILLIEMLFATWSWQKLRSLTRRRRYAKPVAALFFVAFIGSHFMYIWADANFYRPITMQRANLPLSYPMTARRFLEKHGLLDAQEYQRRLIEQGNPEAVSVQYPLSDLRYRDMGQGQNVLLITVDGLNYSRFEKQMPALAEFADKNINFTQHMSSGNATDTGLFGLFYGISPGYMDGVLSSRIPAALITGLNQQGYQLGLFSSDGFSSPLYRQALLSDFSLPATQSQSDAQTAGQWISWLNRYAQDDNRWFSWIALNGTTLDDSNQKTFARRYAQAAGNVDAQIARVLDALRESGKLENTVVVITGGHGVPLGNEGNDVDWSRPRLHVPLVIHWPGTPSQRINMLTDHKDVMTTLMQRLLHVSTPANEYSQGQDLFSATRRHNWVTAASNNTLAVTTPTLTLVLNSNGSYKTYNPQGEKLNDQTPQLSLLLQVLTDEKRFIAN, encoded by the coding sequence ATGGTGACGAATCGTCAGCGCTACCGCGAAAAAGTCTCCCAGATGGTTAGCTGGGGGCACTGGTTTGCCCTGTTCAACATTCTGTTGGCGATGGTGCTTGGCAGTCGTTATCTGTTTGTCGCCGACTGGCCGACCACGCTTGCCGGGCGTATCTACTCCTGGATGAGCGTCATTGGCCATTTCAGCTTTCTGGTGTTCTCGACCTATCTCCTGATCCTGTTCCCGCTGACGTTTGTCGTCATGTCCCAGCGGCTGATGCGGTTTGTCTCCGCCATCCTTGCTACGGTCGGCATGACGCTTCTGCTCATCGACAGCGAGGTCTTTACCCGTTTCCACCTGCATCTTAATCCTGTCGTCTGGGAGCTGGTGATTAACCCCGACCAGAACGAAACGGCACGCGACTGGCAGCTGATGTTTATCAGCGTGCCGATTATTCTGCTGATTGAGATGCTGTTTGCCACCTGGAGCTGGCAAAAACTGCGCAGCCTGACGCGCCGTCGCCGCTACGCCAAACCGGTCGCGGCCCTGTTTTTTGTGGCCTTTATCGGCTCACACTTTATGTATATCTGGGCTGATGCTAACTTCTATCGGCCGATCACCATGCAGCGCGCGAACCTGCCCCTCTCCTATCCAATGACCGCCCGTCGTTTCCTCGAGAAACACGGCCTGCTGGATGCGCAGGAGTATCAGCGCCGCCTGATTGAGCAAGGTAATCCCGAAGCGGTATCCGTGCAGTATCCGCTCAGCGATCTGCGCTACCGTGATATGGGCCAGGGTCAGAACGTCCTGCTGATCACCGTTGACGGGCTGAACTACTCCCGCTTTGAGAAGCAGATGCCTGCGCTGGCGGAGTTTGCCGATAAGAACATCAACTTTACCCAACATATGAGTTCCGGTAACGCCACCGATACCGGGCTCTTCGGCCTGTTCTACGGTATTTCGCCGGGCTATATGGACGGCGTCCTGTCGTCGCGTATCCCTGCGGCGCTGATCACCGGCCTGAACCAACAGGGCTATCAGCTGGGGCTGTTCTCCTCTGATGGCTTCAGCAGCCCGCTGTACCGCCAGGCCTTGCTGTCCGACTTCTCCCTGCCGGCTACCCAGAGCCAGTCCGACGCGCAGACCGCCGGACAGTGGATCAGCTGGCTGAACCGCTATGCCCAGGACGATAACCGCTGGTTCTCGTGGATTGCCCTCAACGGCACCACCCTGGATGACAGCAACCAGAAAACCTTTGCCCGCCGCTATGCCCAGGCTGCAGGGAATGTGGATGCGCAGATCGCCCGGGTGCTGGACGCCCTGCGTGAATCCGGCAAGCTGGAGAATACGGTGGTGGTGATCACCGGGGGGCACGGGGTGCCGCTGGGCAACGAAGGCAATGATGTCGACTGGTCGCGCCCTCGCCTGCACGTTCCGCTGGTAATCCACTGGCCGGGCACGCCATCGCAACGCATCAACATGCTGACCGATCATAAAGATGTGATGACCACCCTGATGCAGCGTCTGCTTCACGTCAGCACGCCAGCGAATGAGTATTCCCAGGGGCAGGATCTGTTCAGCGCCACGCGTCGTCATAACTGGGTGACCGCTGCCAGCAACAACACGCTGGCCGTCACGACCCCAACCCTGACGCTGGTCCTGAACAGCAACGGCAGCTACAAAACCTATAATCCGCAGGGCGAGAAGCTTAACGACCAGACGCCGCAGCTCAGCCTGCTGTTGCAGGTGTTAACGGATGAAAAACGGTTTATTGCTAACTGA
- the yejK gene encoding nucleoid-associated protein YejK, whose product MSLDINQIALHQLIKRDEQTLELVLRDSLLEPTPTAVDMIAELHRVYSAKNKAYGLFSEESELAQALRLQRQGEEDFLAFSRAATGRLRDELAKYPFADGGIVLFCHYRYLAVEYLLVAVLNNLSSMRVNEQLDISSTHYLDINHADIVARIDLTEWETNPESTRYLTFLKGRVGRKVADFFMDFLGASEGLNAKAQNKGLLQAVDDFTAEAELDKSERQNVRQQVYAYCNEQLQAGEEIELESLSKELAGVSEVSFQDFTAEKGYELEESFPADRSTLRQLTKFAGSGGGLTINFDAMLLGERIFWDPATDTLTIKGTPPNLRDQLQRRTSGGK is encoded by the coding sequence ATGAGTCTGGATATCAACCAGATTGCCCTGCACCAGCTTATCAAGCGTGATGAGCAAACCCTTGAGCTGGTGCTGCGCGATTCGTTACTGGAACCTACACCTACCGCCGTCGACATGATCGCGGAGCTGCACCGGGTTTACAGCGCTAAAAACAAAGCCTACGGCCTGTTCAGCGAAGAGAGTGAACTGGCGCAGGCGCTGCGCCTGCAGCGTCAGGGCGAAGAGGATTTTCTCGCCTTCAGCCGGGCCGCTACCGGTCGTCTGCGCGATGAGCTGGCGAAATACCCCTTTGCCGATGGCGGGATCGTCCTGTTCTGTCACTATCGTTACCTGGCGGTGGAGTATCTGCTGGTGGCGGTGCTGAACAACTTAAGCAGCATGCGCGTCAATGAGCAGCTGGATATCAGCTCCACCCACTATCTGGACATCAACCACGCGGATATCGTGGCGCGTATCGATTTGACCGAATGGGAAACCAATCCGGAATCGACCCGCTATCTGACCTTCCTGAAAGGGCGGGTAGGGCGCAAGGTGGCCGACTTCTTTATGGATTTCCTCGGTGCCAGCGAAGGGCTGAACGCCAAAGCGCAGAACAAAGGCCTGCTGCAGGCGGTGGATGACTTCACCGCGGAAGCCGAGCTGGACAAATCCGAGCGCCAGAACGTGCGTCAGCAGGTGTACGCCTACTGCAACGAGCAGCTGCAGGCGGGGGAAGAGATCGAGCTGGAGTCGCTGTCCAAAGAGCTGGCGGGTGTCAGCGAGGTGAGTTTCCAGGACTTTACGGCAGAGAAAGGCTACGAGCTGGAAGAGAGCTTCCCGGCGGATCGCAGCACCCTGCGTCAGCTCACCAAATTTGCCGGTAGCGGCGGCGGGTTAACCATTAACTTTGACGCCATGCTGCTGGGCGAGCGCATTTTCTGGGATCCGGCGACCGACACGCTGACCATTAAAGGCACCCCGCCAAACCTGCGCGACCAGCTGCAGCGTCGTACGTCCGGCGGTAAATAA